The following coding sequences lie in one Myxococcus xanthus genomic window:
- a CDS encoding RidA family protein, with protein MGQTAEPSKTSPLLLTNPKGLFDPAPYGFSHVAQVAPGTRLVYLAGQGGERENGALEPDFRLQVRQAFQNVRTALESVGAGVGDVAKLTMLVVDHTEEKLRIIGPELDAAWGGGMKPTCTLIPVPRLALDGMLFEVEAVAVLRT; from the coding sequence ATGGGACAGACCGCTGAACCCTCGAAGACGTCGCCGCTGCTCCTGACGAACCCCAAGGGCCTGTTCGACCCAGCGCCCTATGGCTTCTCACACGTGGCGCAGGTGGCGCCCGGCACCCGGCTCGTCTACCTGGCGGGGCAGGGAGGGGAGCGTGAGAACGGGGCGCTCGAGCCCGACTTCCGCCTCCAGGTGCGACAAGCGTTCCAGAACGTCCGCACGGCCCTGGAGTCCGTGGGCGCGGGCGTCGGCGACGTCGCCAAGCTCACGATGCTCGTAGTGGACCACACGGAGGAGAAGCTCCGCATCATCGGCCCCGAACTGGACGCGGCCTGGGGTGGCGGCATGAAGCCGACCTGCACACTGATTCCCGTCCCCCGGCTGGCGCTGGACGGGATGCTCTTCGAGGTGGAAGCGGTCGCCGTCCTGCGGACCTGA
- a CDS encoding winged helix-turn-helix transcriptional regulator, translating to MAKKQRAADCGLGTALTVIGGKWKPTLEWALHLGPTRFGELNRQVLGISEKVLFEQLRELEAAGVVGRAVFDSVPPKVEYSLTQTGAELSNAVHTLSEWGRNHAPRDGGAPSRPPSAIQVNHGTDR from the coding sequence GGCTCGGCACGGCGCTGACGGTCATCGGTGGCAAGTGGAAGCCGACCCTTGAATGGGCGCTGCATCTGGGGCCCACGCGCTTCGGAGAGCTGAATCGCCAGGTTCTCGGCATCAGCGAGAAGGTTCTGTTCGAGCAGCTGCGGGAGCTGGAGGCCGCCGGCGTGGTCGGTCGCGCGGTGTTCGATTCGGTGCCACCCAAGGTGGAATACTCGCTCACTCAAACAGGCGCGGAGCTCAGCAATGCCGTGCACACGTTGTCGGAGTGGGGACGGAATCACGCGCCACGTGATGGTGGAGCGCCGTCGCGGCCTCCCTCCGCTATCCAGGTGAATCATGGGACAGACCGCTGA